A genomic region of Cyanobacterium sp. T60_A2020_053 contains the following coding sequences:
- a CDS encoding HAMP domain-containing histidine kinase codes for MVTDYLTIHQKLLLSLECHSINLFFQEIENIFKKYYGINQVIVANINYQQLLNIIFISETIRHHKKSLQLEINDYFNNNHEKENCDQIYLSSIELFSIKLAYQNQYLGWLLVSNYGEKKQNFEPQLIEIIKKYTSLFIYHQDIKNKEKKIKQIQQNQSEYLSKMNHELRSPIASVIGFAKMLRQQLYGELNPKQLQYVNAIYEAGSYLLELINDLLDLAKLDAQKEELFIEKFLVRELCESCLSLVKIRTSDVNLQLNLSIDESVKYLEADKRKVKQILVNLLTNAIKFTEKGSVTLRVIVENKLIKFQVIDTGIGIKLTDQKKLFQPFTQIINHLQPQQKGTGLGLMISRELAILHGGDITLVSQEWEGSCFTLSLPITRD; via the coding sequence ATGGTGACTGATTATTTAACAATTCATCAAAAATTATTACTAAGTTTAGAGTGTCACAGTATTAATCTTTTTTTTCAAGAGATTGAAAACATTTTTAAGAAATACTATGGCATTAATCAAGTTATTGTCGCTAACATAAACTATCAGCAATTATTAAATATTATTTTTATTTCTGAAACTATTAGACATCATAAAAAATCTTTACAACTAGAAATTAATGATTATTTCAACAATAACCACGAAAAAGAAAATTGTGACCAGATATACTTATCATCAATAGAGTTATTTAGCATCAAGTTAGCATATCAAAACCAATATTTAGGATGGTTATTAGTCTCTAATTATGGTGAAAAAAAACAAAATTTTGAACCACAATTGATTGAAATAATCAAAAAATATACATCCCTATTTATTTATCATCAAGATATTAAGAATAAAGAAAAGAAAATTAAACAAATTCAGCAAAATCAAAGCGAATATCTATCAAAAATGAATCACGAATTGAGAAGCCCCATTGCTTCCGTCATTGGATTTGCCAAGATGCTTCGTCAACAATTATACGGAGAATTAAATCCTAAGCAATTACAATATGTTAATGCTATTTATGAAGCTGGAAGTTATCTATTGGAATTAATTAATGATTTGTTAGATCTTGCTAAGTTAGATGCTCAAAAAGAAGAATTATTTATTGAAAAATTTTTGGTTAGGGAATTATGTGAGTCTTGTTTATCTTTAGTAAAAATTAGAACTTCTGACGTAAATTTACAGTTAAATTTATCCATTGATGAAAGTGTCAAATATTTAGAAGCTGATAAAAGAAAAGTTAAGCAAATTTTAGTAAACTTATTGACTAATGCTATCAAATTTACTGAAAAAGGATCAGTAACACTAAGAGTAATTGTAGAAAATAAATTGATTAAATTTCAGGTAATTGATACGGGAATAGGGATAAAATTAACAGACCAAAAAAAATTATTTCAACCCTTTACACAAATTATTAATCACTTACAACCCCAACAAAAAGGCACTGGATTAGGGTTAATGATTTCCAGAGAATTGGCAATACT
- a CDS encoding ABC transporter permease: MNIVRIRALVVNGFREVIRDRILYVIGLFALVIIIASRILPSIAVSADEKILLDFGIGAIDLLGVVVAIFVGTGLINKEIEKKTVLILVPKPIKISEFIIGKHIGLVAVLTVLVAIMTVIYLAVSALSGVDIPLSSLLIAIFYIIVELALITAVAITFGVFTSSILATLLSFGVYIMGNLSRDLLELGKITENESIQAITKTLFLILPDLQRLNLKNEAVYNILPATGELIGSLIYAIVYIILLLTISMVIFSRRQF, encoded by the coding sequence ATGAATATTGTAAGGATACGGGCGCTGGTAGTAAACGGCTTTCGAGAAGTTATCAGAGATAGAATACTTTATGTTATTGGGTTATTTGCTCTTGTAATTATTATTGCTTCCCGTATATTGCCATCTATTGCTGTTAGCGCTGATGAAAAAATACTACTAGACTTTGGCATTGGCGCCATTGATTTATTAGGAGTTGTTGTCGCCATTTTTGTTGGCACAGGATTGATTAACAAGGAAATTGAAAAAAAAACTGTCTTAATCTTAGTACCAAAACCGATCAAAATTAGTGAGTTTATCATCGGTAAACACATCGGTTTAGTGGCTGTATTAACGGTTTTAGTTGCCATCATGACAGTGATTTATTTAGCTGTCAGCGCCCTCTCCGGGGTTGATATACCCTTGTCTAGCCTATTAATTGCCATTTTTTATATTATTGTCGAATTAGCTCTAATTACGGCGGTAGCCATTACCTTTGGAGTTTTTACTAGCTCGATTTTAGCGACATTATTAAGTTTTGGGGTTTATATCATGGGTAATTTAAGCCGAGATTTACTAGAATTGGGCAAAATTACCGAAAATGAAAGTATCCAAGCCATTACAAAAACCTTATTTCTTATTTTGCCAGACTTACAAAGATTGAATTTGAAAAATGAAGCAGTTTACAACATACTACCAGCTACGGGAGAACTAATTGGTAGTTTAATTTACGCCATAGTATATATAATTTTATTATTAACCATTAGTATGGTCATTTTTTCTCGCCGACAATTTTAG